The Anoxybacillus flavithermus genome has a segment encoding these proteins:
- a CDS encoding malonyl CoA-acyl carrier protein transacylase, whose translation MGKIAFIFPGQGSQTVGMGKEWAEKDEKVAAVFRQADERLQVSLSQLIFEGPQDVLTKTENAQPALLTTSIAFLQKVKEAHIAPHYVAGHSLGEYSALVAASVLSFSDAVYAVRKRGELMEKAVPSGQGTMAAVLGMDEALLQQVVDEASTESSPVQLANLNCPGQIVISGAKEAVERASQLAKEKGAKRVIPLEVSGPFHSILMKPAAEQFLSVLNTLSFQESTVPVISNVTAEPMTNPTEIKQRLVEQLYSPVRWEQSVQTMIDLGVDTFIEIGPGKVLSGLVKKINRHVNVYSIFDEASFMATVTALKGE comes from the coding sequence ATGGGGAAAATCGCATTTATTTTTCCAGGACAAGGTTCGCAAACGGTTGGTATGGGAAAAGAGTGGGCGGAAAAAGATGAAAAAGTAGCGGCTGTTTTTCGCCAAGCGGATGAACGATTGCAAGTTTCTTTGTCACAACTTATTTTTGAAGGACCACAAGATGTATTAACAAAAACAGAAAATGCCCAACCAGCATTACTCACGACAAGCATCGCATTTTTGCAAAAAGTAAAAGAAGCACATATTGCTCCGCATTATGTCGCAGGACATAGCCTTGGGGAATATAGTGCACTTGTTGCAGCATCGGTGCTGTCGTTTTCTGACGCTGTATATGCGGTGCGTAAGCGCGGAGAATTGATGGAAAAAGCAGTGCCGTCCGGACAAGGAACGATGGCTGCGGTGCTTGGGATGGATGAAGCTTTATTGCAACAAGTAGTCGATGAAGCTTCAACGGAATCATCTCCGGTTCAATTAGCGAACTTAAACTGTCCGGGACAAATTGTCATTTCAGGAGCGAAAGAAGCGGTTGAGCGAGCGTCACAACTGGCAAAAGAAAAAGGAGCGAAGCGAGTCATTCCGCTCGAAGTAAGCGGGCCGTTCCACTCCATTTTAATGAAACCGGCGGCAGAGCAGTTTTTATCGGTACTTAATACGTTGTCGTTTCAAGAAAGCACTGTGCCAGTCATTTCAAATGTAACAGCTGAGCCGATGACAAATCCAACAGAAATCAAACAACGTCTCGTTGAACAGTTATACTCTCCGGTTCGTTGGGAGCAATCTGTTCAAACGATGATTGACTTGGGTGTAGATACGTTTATCGAAATCGGTCCTGGAAAAGTATTAAGCGGTCTAGTGAAAAAAATAAACCGTCATGTCAACGTCTATTCGATTTTTGATGAAGCTTCGTTTATGGCGACGGTGACGGCGTTGAAAGGGGAATGA
- a CDS encoding phosphate acyltransferase has protein sequence MKIAIDAMGGDHAPKEIVIGAQKAIEHFQDIEITLVGNETLIRPYITNDERLSIIHTEQVIEATDEPVRAVRRKKEASMVLMANEVSEGRAHACISAGNTGALMAAGLFIVGRIDGIDRPALAPTLPTIDGKGFVLLDVGANVDARPEHILQYALMGAAYAEKVRGIHRPRIGLLNVGTEDQKGNELAKKTFQLIQDTSLNFVGNVEARDLLEGVADVVVTDGFTGNVALKTIEGTAIAVFSMLKSALTSNVVSKMAALALKPQLMQLKKKMDYAEYGGAALFGLRAPVIKAHGSSDAHAIFHAVRQAREMVVNDVIQTVKQSIAEIKQ, from the coding sequence ATGAAAATCGCAATCGATGCCATGGGAGGCGACCATGCACCGAAAGAAATTGTCATCGGTGCACAAAAGGCGATTGAGCATTTTCAAGATATCGAAATTACGCTCGTTGGGAATGAGACGCTCATTCGCCCATACATAACAAATGATGAACGACTCTCCATTATTCATACCGAACAAGTCATTGAAGCAACAGATGAGCCTGTCCGTGCTGTTCGCCGCAAAAAAGAGGCGTCCATGGTATTAATGGCAAATGAAGTAAGCGAAGGACGTGCCCATGCATGCATTTCCGCAGGCAATACAGGCGCTTTAATGGCCGCAGGGCTGTTTATCGTCGGTCGCATCGACGGCATTGATCGTCCTGCGCTTGCTCCGACGTTGCCAACGATTGACGGAAAAGGATTTGTGTTGTTGGACGTTGGCGCAAACGTTGATGCTCGCCCAGAACATATATTGCAATATGCGCTTATGGGTGCGGCATATGCCGAAAAAGTGCGCGGTATTCATCGTCCACGCATTGGTTTATTAAACGTTGGAACAGAAGATCAAAAAGGAAATGAACTGGCGAAAAAAACGTTTCAGCTTATACAAGATACATCGTTAAACTTTGTAGGCAACGTAGAGGCGCGCGATTTATTAGAAGGCGTAGCTGATGTCGTTGTTACTGACGGATTCACCGGCAACGTCGCACTAAAAACGATCGAAGGCACGGCAATCGCTGTTTTCTCGATGTTAAAATCGGCATTGACAAGCAATGTTGTAAGCAAAATGGCGGCGCTTGCGTTAAAGCCACAACTTATGCAGTTGAAGAAAAAAATGGATTATGCAGAATATGGTGGTGCGGCACTGTTCGGTTTACGAGCACCTGTCATTAAAGCGCACGGTTCATCGGATGCGCACGCCATTTTTCATGCGGTGCGCCAAGCGCGTGAAATGGTCGTAAACGACGTTATACAGACGGTGAAACAATCGATAGCGGAAATAAAACAATAA
- a CDS encoding fatty acid biosynthesis transcriptional regulator (negative regulator of genes involved in fatty acid and phospholipid biosynthesis for gram positive bacteria): MRRNKRERQRLLQATIEENPFITDEQLAEKFSVSIQTIRLDRLELSIPELRERIKHVAERTFADEVKSLPIEEVIGEIIDIQLDESAISIFDVKKEHVFKRNQIARGHHLFAQANSLAVAVINDELALTAKANIRFMRPVKEGERVVAKAKVKNLNENGRTVVEVNSYVGQELVFQGEFHMYRSNVVKKDGEEK; this comes from the coding sequence ATGAGAAGAAATAAACGCGAACGGCAACGATTACTGCAAGCAACGATCGAAGAAAATCCTTTTATTACGGACGAACAACTTGCCGAAAAATTTTCAGTCAGCATTCAAACGATCCGCCTCGATCGCTTAGAACTATCGATTCCGGAGTTGCGTGAGCGCATTAAACATGTTGCTGAGCGCACATTTGCTGACGAAGTGAAGTCGTTGCCTATTGAAGAAGTGATTGGAGAAATCATCGATATACAATTAGATGAAAGTGCAATTTCCATTTTTGATGTAAAAAAAGAACACGTGTTTAAACGCAATCAAATTGCACGAGGACATCATTTGTTTGCGCAAGCAAATTCGCTTGCGGTAGCAGTCATTAACGATGAACTTGCATTAACGGCAAAGGCAAACATTCGCTTCATGCGTCCTGTCAAAGAAGGCGAGCGTGTCGTGGCCAAAGCAAAAGTGAAAAATTTAAATGAAAATGGACGCACAGTCGTCGAAGTCAATAGCTACGTAGGACAAGAACTTGTCTTTCAAGGAGAATTTCATATGTACCGTTCAAACGTTGTAAAAAAGGATGGAGAAGAAAAATGA
- a CDS encoding ATP-dependent DNA helicase RecG — protein MSDVLHQSVTAIKGIGEETAAALHEMGIDTIEQLLYHFPFRYEDYRICALEEAKHDEKITIIGKVYSEPVLTYYSRKKSRLTFRVLVDRFLVTAVCFNQPYLKKKLILHETVTITGKWDKHRQTITVQQLHIGEMKRQKEIEPVYSTRGDLTVKGMRRFIALALQQYGDAIVDPLPSELLQTYRLISKRDAIRAIHMPFSHEQLKQARRRLVYEEFLLFQLKMQALKKYRREQSPGIAHRFSDGQLQSFIQSLPFPLTNAQQRVVREIVQDLKSPYRMNRLLQGDVGSGKTVVAAVALYAVYLSGYQGALMVPTEILAEQHAESLCTLLAPMGIRVELLTSSVKGKRRKQLLEQLALGDVHVVVGTHALIQDDVNFAKLGVVITDEQHRFGVEQRRILREKGQSPDVLFMTATPIPRTLAITAFGEMDVSIIDEMPKGRKKIETYWVKHDMLERVFQFMAKQVDAGHQAYVICPLIEESEKLDVQNAIDVHAMLTHYYKGRYRIGLMHGRLSSEEKEEVMRAFSANDIHILVSTTVVEVGVNVPNATVMVIYDADRFGLSQLHQLRGRVGRGQAQSYCILVADPKSEAGKERMRIMTETNDGFVLSEKDLELRGPGDFFGTKQSGMPEFRLGDLVHDYRILEVARQDAERLIASPSFWREEKYTFLREHLQQSGVLNGEKLD, from the coding sequence GTGAGTGACGTATTACATCAATCAGTCACAGCGATTAAAGGAATTGGAGAAGAAACAGCCGCCGCGCTTCATGAAATGGGGATTGATACCATTGAACAACTGTTGTATCATTTCCCTTTTCGTTACGAAGATTATCGCATATGTGCATTAGAAGAAGCAAAGCACGATGAAAAAATTACGATCATTGGCAAAGTGTATAGTGAGCCTGTGCTTACGTATTATAGCCGCAAAAAGTCGCGCTTAACGTTTCGCGTCCTTGTTGACCGATTTTTAGTGACGGCTGTTTGTTTTAACCAACCGTATTTGAAAAAAAAGCTTATCTTGCACGAAACGGTAACGATCACAGGTAAGTGGGACAAACATCGTCAAACGATCACCGTACAGCAGCTGCATATCGGTGAAATGAAGCGACAAAAAGAAATCGAACCGGTCTATTCAACGCGTGGCGACTTAACAGTAAAAGGCATGCGGCGCTTTATTGCACTCGCTTTACAACAATACGGTGATGCGATTGTCGACCCGTTGCCGAGTGAGCTATTGCAAACATATCGCCTTATATCAAAACGTGATGCGATTCGGGCGATTCATATGCCGTTTTCGCACGAGCAACTAAAGCAAGCACGGCGCCGTCTCGTTTACGAAGAGTTTTTACTTTTTCAATTAAAAATGCAAGCGTTAAAAAAATATCGTCGTGAACAGTCACCGGGTATTGCGCATCGCTTTTCAGATGGGCAACTTCAATCGTTTATTCAATCGCTTCCGTTTCCGCTAACGAATGCTCAACAGCGCGTTGTGCGTGAAATTGTGCAAGATTTAAAATCGCCATATCGCATGAATCGCCTACTACAAGGAGATGTCGGTTCCGGAAAAACAGTCGTCGCTGCCGTTGCATTATATGCGGTGTATTTATCAGGGTATCAAGGAGCGTTAATGGTACCGACGGAAATTTTAGCCGAGCAACATGCTGAATCACTTTGTACGCTTCTTGCGCCGATGGGTATTCGTGTCGAACTGTTGACAAGTTCGGTAAAAGGAAAAAGGCGCAAACAGCTACTTGAACAGCTCGCCTTAGGTGACGTTCATGTTGTTGTCGGCACGCATGCCCTTATTCAAGACGATGTGAATTTTGCGAAGCTTGGCGTTGTCATCACAGACGAACAACATCGCTTTGGAGTAGAGCAGCGACGCATTTTACGTGAAAAAGGACAATCGCCTGATGTGCTATTTATGACCGCCACTCCGATTCCACGCACGCTTGCCATTACGGCATTTGGAGAAATGGACGTGTCCATCATTGATGAAATGCCAAAAGGAAGGAAAAAAATTGAAACGTATTGGGTGAAACACGATATGCTTGAGCGCGTATTTCAATTTATGGCGAAACAAGTGGATGCAGGTCATCAAGCGTACGTCATTTGTCCACTTATTGAGGAATCGGAAAAACTGGATGTCCAAAACGCAATCGACGTGCATGCGATGTTGACGCACTACTATAAAGGTCGGTATCGCATCGGGCTTATGCACGGCCGTCTATCTTCAGAAGAAAAAGAAGAAGTGATGCGTGCATTTAGCGCCAATGACATTCATATTTTAGTATCAACAACGGTCGTAGAAGTCGGTGTAAACGTCCCGAACGCAACCGTGATGGTCATTTACGATGCCGACCGATTCGGACTTTCACAACTTCATCAGCTACGTGGGCGCGTTGGACGCGGACAAGCTCAATCGTACTGTATTTTAGTCGCTGATCCAAAATCAGAAGCAGGAAAAGAGCGAATGCGCATTATGACGGAAACGAACGACGGTTTTGTGCTATCAGAAAAAGATTTAGAGCTGCGCGGACCCGGTGATTTTTTTGGGACGAAACAAAGCGGCATGCCGGAGTTTCGTCTCGGTGATCTTGTTCACGATTATCGCATTTTAGAAGTGGCGCGACAAGATGCGGAACGCCTCATTGCCTCGCCTTCGTTTTGGCGCGAAGAAAAATACACTTTTCTGCGCGAACATTTACAACAATCGGGCGTTTTAAACGGCGAAAAATTAGATTAA
- a CDS encoding L-serine ammonia-lyase, iron-sulfur-dependent, subunit alpha, with amino-acid sequence MFRNVAELVERAEREQIKIAEVMIRQEMEVTGRSREDIVAQMEKNLQVMEQAVIRGLAGVRSHSGLTGGDATRLQQYIARGQFLSGETILDAVSKAMATNEVNAAMGMICATPTAGSAGVVPGTLFAVKEKLQPTREQMVEFLFTAGAFGFVVANNASISGAAGGCQAEVGSAAGMAAAALVEMAGGTPRQAAEAMAIALKNMLGLVCDPVAGLVEVPCVKRNAIGAANAMIAADMALAGIQSRIPCDEVIEAMFRIGQTMPVALKETAQGGLAATPTARKFEADIFGKPNNERE; translated from the coding sequence ATGTTTCGAAATGTAGCAGAACTCGTCGAACGGGCAGAACGAGAACAAATAAAAATTGCAGAAGTAATGATTCGTCAAGAAATGGAAGTGACAGGGCGCAGCCGAGAGGACATTGTTGCGCAAATGGAGAAAAACTTACAAGTGATGGAGCAAGCCGTCATTCGCGGATTAGCGGGGGTTCGTTCCCATTCAGGATTGACAGGCGGCGATGCGACACGCTTACAGCAATATATTGCTCGTGGTCAGTTTTTATCGGGGGAAACGATTTTAGATGCCGTCAGTAAAGCGATGGCAACGAACGAAGTAAACGCAGCGATGGGAATGATTTGTGCAACACCAACAGCAGGATCAGCTGGTGTCGTTCCAGGCACATTATTTGCGGTTAAAGAAAAACTGCAGCCGACGCGTGAACAAATGGTTGAGTTTTTATTTACAGCTGGTGCGTTCGGATTTGTTGTCGCAAACAATGCATCCATTTCCGGTGCGGCAGGAGGTTGCCAAGCGGAAGTCGGTTCAGCGGCAGGTATGGCGGCGGCAGCGCTTGTCGAGATGGCTGGCGGTACGCCAAGACAAGCGGCAGAGGCGATGGCGATTGCTTTAAAAAATATGCTTGGACTCGTTTGTGACCCTGTTGCAGGGTTAGTGGAAGTACCGTGTGTCAAGCGAAATGCAATTGGAGCGGCAAATGCAATGATTGCTGCTGACATGGCGCTTGCTGGCATACAAAGTCGCATTCCGTGCGATGAAGTCATTGAAGCGATGTTCCGCATCGGCCAAACGATGCCAGTGGCATTAAAAGAAACAGCACAAGGAGGGTTAGCGGCGACGCCGACCGCTCGTAAATTCGAAGCGGATATTTTCGGTAAGCCAAACAACGAACGTGAGTGA
- a CDS encoding L-serine dehydratase, iron-sulfur-dependent subunit beta, translating to MKYRSVFDIIGPIMIGPSSSHTAGAVRIGKVARNLFGRKPTWADIFFYGSFAQTYKGHGTDVAIVGGLLHFDTFDERMKTSLQIAKQEGIRITFHEEEAIPPHPNTAKIRLGDEQGELELVGISIGGGKIEIIELNGFELKLSGHHPALLIMHNDRYGAIAGVANVLAKYAINIGHMEVSRKEKGKQALMTIEVDQNIDDAIVEQLKALPHIIDVTKIVE from the coding sequence GTGAAATATCGGAGTGTATTTGATATTATCGGTCCGATTATGATTGGTCCGTCGAGCTCGCATACGGCAGGAGCAGTACGCATCGGCAAAGTGGCACGCAACTTATTCGGCAGAAAACCAACGTGGGCGGATATTTTCTTTTATGGTTCATTTGCCCAAACGTATAAAGGACACGGAACAGATGTTGCCATTGTCGGCGGTTTATTACATTTCGATACGTTTGATGAACGAATGAAAACATCGTTGCAAATCGCCAAACAAGAAGGGATTCGCATCACGTTTCATGAAGAGGAAGCCATTCCTCCTCACCCAAATACAGCAAAAATTCGCCTCGGCGATGAACAAGGTGAGCTTGAGCTTGTCGGCATTTCGATTGGCGGTGGGAAAATTGAAATTATTGAGTTAAACGGTTTCGAGCTGAAGCTTTCGGGGCATCATCCTGCCCTTTTAATTATGCATAACGACCGTTACGGTGCCATCGCAGGAGTAGCGAACGTGCTAGCCAAATATGCGATTAATATCGGTCATATGGAAGTATCGCGAAAAGAAAAAGGAAAACAGGCGTTGATGACGATTGAAGTCGATCAAAATATTGACGATGCGATCGTTGAGCAATTAAAAGCGTTACCACATATTATTGATGTAACAAAAATTGTTGAGTAA
- a CDS encoding Asp23/Gls24 family envelope stress response protein, producing the protein MSIELQTKYGRVEISNDVIAAIAGGAAVDCYGIVGMASKNQLKDGIAEILRRENFAKGIVVRQENDEVHIDLYVIVSYGTKISEVAHNVQTKVKYTLDQTLGLSVQSINIYVQGVRVTNP; encoded by the coding sequence ATGTCCATTGAATTGCAAACGAAATACGGTCGTGTTGAAATTAGTAACGATGTGATTGCAGCGATTGCTGGAGGAGCCGCGGTCGATTGTTACGGCATTGTCGGCATGGCATCAAAAAATCAACTGAAAGACGGCATTGCTGAAATTTTACGCCGTGAAAACTTCGCCAAAGGTATTGTTGTACGCCAAGAAAACGATGAAGTGCACATTGATTTATACGTCATCGTCAGCTATGGAACAAAAATTTCTGAAGTGGCACATAACGTCCAAACGAAAGTGAAGTATACGTTAGATCAAACGTTAGGTTTATCTGTCCAGTCAATTAACATCTATGTTCAAGGGGTTCGTGTCACGAATCCGTAG
- a CDS encoding 50S ribosomal protein L28: MAKCFVTGKKKSFGNARSHAMNANRRTWKANLQKVRILVDGKPKRVWVSARALKSGKVERV; the protein is encoded by the coding sequence ATGGCAAAATGCTTTGTAACTGGTAAGAAAAAATCATTCGGAAACGCTCGTTCTCACGCAATGAATGCGAACCGCCGTACATGGAAAGCGAACCTTCAAAAAGTTCGCATTTTAGTTGACGGAAAGCCAAAGCGCGTTTGGGTTTCTGCTCGCGCATTAAAATCCGGAAAAGTAGAACGTGTGTAA
- a CDS encoding stage V sporulation protein M — protein MKFYTIKLPKFLGGIVRAMLNSFKKG, from the coding sequence GTGAAATTTTATACGATTAAGTTGCCAAAATTTTTAGGTGGAATTGTACGAGCGATGTTAAACTCATTCAAAAAAGGATAA
- a CDS encoding thiamine pyrophosphokinase, translating to MIIHLVAGGPTNLLPHLQAYDGEDVCWVGVDRGVLALLDAGIMPKRAFGDFDSIDEQELQQLKNKLPHIDIWPAEKDQTDTDIALDWALEQKATKIRLFGVTGGRLDHLFGNVQLLFKGKDGQIELIDRQNVVTLYRSGEHTVKNEGNYSYISFIPMTPIRALTLRGFKYPLHAHDIPLGSTLCVSNELIHHFGTFSFTEGILMMIRSKDEK from the coding sequence TTGATTATTCATCTTGTAGCAGGCGGGCCGACCAATCTTTTGCCACATTTACAAGCTTATGACGGAGAAGACGTATGTTGGGTAGGAGTAGATCGCGGCGTTTTAGCGTTGCTTGATGCGGGAATCATGCCAAAACGAGCATTTGGCGATTTTGACTCAATTGATGAACAAGAGTTACAACAATTGAAAAATAAATTACCTCACATCGACATATGGCCAGCGGAAAAAGATCAAACCGACACAGACATTGCGCTCGATTGGGCGCTGGAACAAAAGGCGACGAAAATTCGCTTGTTTGGGGTGACCGGCGGACGACTTGACCATTTGTTTGGTAACGTACAGCTTTTGTTTAAAGGAAAAGACGGGCAAATTGAATTAATTGATCGCCAAAACGTCGTTACGCTTTATCGAAGCGGCGAACATACGGTTAAAAACGAGGGAAATTATTCGTATATTTCCTTTATCCCAATGACCCCGATTCGCGCTTTAACGCTTCGCGGATTTAAATATCCGCTTCATGCGCACGATATACCACTCGGCTCAACATTATGCGTAAGTAATGAACTCATCCATCATTTTGGTACTTTTTCGTTTACTGAAGGCATATTAATGATGATAAGAAGCAAGGATGAAAAATAA
- a CDS encoding ribulose-phosphate 3-epimerase: MVKIAPSILSANFAKLGEEIIDVERGGADYIHVDVMDGHFVPNITIGPLIVEAIRPVTTLPLDVHLMIEQPDRYIPAFAKAGADYLTVHVEACPHLHRTIHLIKEHGVKAGVALNPHTPISMIEHVIEDLDLVLFMTVNPGFGGQSFIPAVLPKIHAFSTLVRERGVSVEIEVDGGIHAETAKLCVEAGANVLVAGSAIYNQADRAKAIRAIREGVSS; encoded by the coding sequence ATGGTTAAAATTGCACCATCCATTTTATCTGCCAATTTTGCTAAACTTGGCGAAGAAATTATCGACGTAGAGCGCGGGGGAGCGGATTATATTCATGTTGATGTCATGGACGGGCATTTCGTCCCAAATATTACGATCGGACCGCTCATCGTCGAGGCGATTCGTCCTGTGACGACATTACCGCTTGATGTTCATTTAATGATTGAACAACCCGATCGCTATATCCCGGCATTTGCAAAAGCAGGAGCAGATTATTTGACGGTACACGTTGAAGCGTGTCCGCATTTACATCGCACGATCCATCTTATTAAAGAACATGGTGTGAAAGCAGGAGTAGCGTTAAATCCACATACGCCGATTTCGATGATTGAACATGTGATTGAAGACCTCGATCTCGTTTTATTTATGACGGTCAATCCTGGCTTTGGCGGACAATCGTTTATTCCAGCAGTGCTTCCAAAAATTCACGCATTCTCAACACTCGTTCGCGAACGTGGGGTTTCTGTTGAAATCGAAGTCGACGGCGGCATTCACGCAGAAACGGCAAAGCTTTGCGTCGAAGCCGGTGCGAACGTGCTCGTTGCCGGATCAGCCATTTATAATCAAGCTGATCGTGCTAAAGCGATTCGCGCTATTCGTGAGGGTGTGTCATCTTGA
- a CDS encoding ribosome small subunit-dependent GTPase A — MAEGKIIKALSGFYYVLSDGQVYQCRGRGVFRKRKVTPLVGDYVSFQVENEREGYILDVFERKNELVRPPIANIDQAILVFSAVEPDFSPGLLDRFLVLIEAKNIRPMIVVSKMDLVDDETKPRIEQYIRDYRQIGYDVLEVSVKTRAGVDALLPYLEGKVSVFAGQSGVGKSSLLNALRPGLQLKTGDISHHLGRGKHTTRHVEFIEIGGGFVADTPGFSALEFDEIELEQLPLCFPEFVARSADCKFRGCTHTAEPKCAVKEALASGDIPSYRYEHYVSFIKEIKERKPRY; from the coding sequence ATGGCGGAAGGAAAAATTATTAAAGCGTTAAGCGGCTTTTATTACGTGTTAAGTGACGGTCAAGTGTATCAATGTCGTGGTCGTGGGGTGTTTCGCAAGCGAAAGGTGACGCCGCTTGTCGGCGATTACGTTTCCTTTCAAGTGGAAAATGAACGAGAAGGTTACATATTGGACGTGTTTGAGCGGAAAAATGAACTTGTTCGTCCACCGATCGCGAATATTGATCAAGCGATTTTAGTGTTTTCAGCCGTCGAGCCGGATTTTAGCCCAGGATTACTTGATCGTTTTCTCGTGCTCATTGAAGCTAAAAACATTCGCCCGATGATCGTCGTCAGTAAAATGGATTTAGTGGACGATGAAACGAAGCCGCGCATCGAACAATATATTCGCGACTACCGTCAAATTGGATATGACGTGTTAGAAGTATCTGTCAAGACGCGTGCAGGAGTTGACGCGTTATTGCCTTACTTGGAAGGAAAAGTGTCCGTATTCGCTGGGCAATCTGGTGTCGGAAAATCGTCTTTACTCAATGCGTTACGTCCGGGCTTACAGTTAAAAACAGGCGACATTTCCCATCACCTTGGACGCGGAAAACATACGACAAGACATGTCGAGTTCATTGAAATCGGGGGCGGCTTTGTCGCAGATACACCGGGATTTAGTGCGCTAGAATTCGATGAGATAGAACTCGAACAATTGCCGCTTTGTTTTCCGGAGTTTGTAGCTAGAAGTGCCGATTGCAAATTCCGCGGTTGTACGCATACAGCTGAGCCGAAATGTGCGGTGAAAGAGGCGTTAGCGTCAGGTGACATTCCTTCTTATCGTTATGAACATTACGTCAGCTTTATCAAGGAAATAAAAGAACGAAAGCCGAGGTATTAA